One region of Miscanthus floridulus cultivar M001 chromosome 19, ASM1932011v1, whole genome shotgun sequence genomic DNA includes:
- the LOC136529735 gene encoding non-specific lipid-transfer protein 1-like yields MKTSSSGIAVLLVAMLAVEAAVQVRADISCPDVLNDLSPCLPFLQGNAPLPSDQCCGGVRALYAAADTRPARQATCRCLKAAYLQVHAQLPAAQALPGDCGVPISYEITPDIDCDKIE; encoded by the exons ATGAAGACTAGCAGCTCGGGCATTGCAGTCCTCCTGGTGGCGATGCTGGCGGTCGAGGCCGCGGTGCAGGTGCGCGCCGACATCTCGTGCCCCGACGTGCTCAACGACCTGTCGCCGTGCCTGCCCTTCCTGCAGGGCAACGCACCCCTACCCAGCGACCAGTGCTGCGGCGGCGTGAGGGCCCTCTACGCGGCCGCGGACACCAGGCCCGCGAGGCAGGCCACGTGCCGGTGCCTCAAGGCGGCCTACCTTCAGGTCCACGCCCAACTGCCCGCGGCGCAGGCGCTGCCCGGCGACTGCGGCGTCCCGATCTCATACGAGATCACCCCCGACATCGACTGCGACAA GATTGAATGA
- the LOC136528714 gene encoding PLASMODESMATA CALLOSE-BINDING PROTEIN 5-like, whose translation MLAASLLALRLLLLVGAAAEGAGAGAVGVSGGGQLWCVAKNNAEDGALQSAIDWACSVDGGRADCAAIQQGGACFDPPDLQQHASYAFNDYFLRSGGAASPAACDFSGAAALTALNPSHGSCVFPSSASPKNGSFTGTTTYGPTGADFSNSFSWKLNFWSLLLHISSSVMFCAATHVL comes from the exons ATGCTGGCAGCCTCCCTTCtcgccctccgcctcctcctcctcgtcggcgcCGCCGCGGAGGGGGCGGGGGCCGGGGCGGTGGGGGTGAGTGGCGGGGGCCAGCTGTGGTGCGTTGCCAAGAACAACGCGGAGGACGGCGCGCTGCAGAGCGCCATCGATTGGGCGTGCAGCGTTGACGGCGGCCGCGCCGACTGCGCGGCCATCCAGCAGGGTGGCGCATGTTTCGATCCGCCCGACCTCCAGCAGCACGCCTCCTACGCCTTCAACGACTACTTCCTCCGCTCCGGCGGCGCCGCCAGCCCCGCTGCCTGCGACTTCTCCGGCGCGGCCGCACTTACCGCGCTCAACCCCA GTCATGGGAGCTGCGTGTTTCCTTCCAG TGCATCTCCAAAAAATGGTAGCTTCACAGGAACGACAACCTATGGTCCAACGGGTGCAGATTTCAGCAACAGTTTTTCATGGAAACTCAACTTCTGGTCACTGCTCTTGCATATATCTTCATCTGTAATGTTTTGTGCTGCCACACATGTGTTATAG
- the LOC136527424 gene encoding E3 ubiquitin-protein ligase Os04g0590900-like, with amino-acid sequence MAGYLPPGFPFIPPQPPPRSTDNNATSLGGVIAGVVISIGAFLLVLSFVCSLCQGYRNSRDNATAEAAAAAAALAARPQAPPRPEPWDNEERWLRRHHSDREDGPTRRASPTAGLPSFTYNRAVRHNVTSGGDEAATCSVCLGAFQAGETVRLLPLCLHLYHVECIDPWLEAHSTCPLCRSGTDDPTMHGGLLPPV; translated from the exons ATGGCTGGCTACTTGCCACCGGGCTTTCCCTTCATTCCtccacagccgccgccgcgctcTAC AGACAACAACGCGACGTCCCTCGGCGGGGTCATCGCAGGCGTCGTCATCTCCATCGGTGCCTTCCTTCTCGTGCTCTCCTTCGTGTGCAGCCTCTGCCAAGGGTACCGCAACAGCCGCGACAATGCCACGGCCGAGGCTGCCGCAGCGGCTGCCGCCCTCGCTGCGCGGCCGCAGGCGCCACCACGACCAGAGCCCTGGGACAACGAGGAGCGGTGGCTGCGCCGCCACCACAGCGACCGTGAGGACGGCCCCACACGACGCGCAAGCCCGACGGCGGGCCTCCCGTCGTTCACGTACAACCGAGCGGTGAGGCACAACGTGACGAGCGGCGGGGACGAGGCGGCGACGTGCTCCGTGTGCCTCGGCGCGTTCCAGGCCGGGGAGACGGTGCGGCTGCTGCCGCTGTGTCTGCACCTTTACcacgtcgagtgcatcgacccGTGGCTTGAAGCGCACTCGACGTGCCCGTTATGCCGGTCGGGCACTGACGACCCGACGATGCACGGCGGCCTGCTCCCGCCGGTTTAG
- the LOC136528713 gene encoding U-box domain-containing protein 38-like, with amino-acid sequence MALYHLTLAAVNQSKVARFPGAPKALLAVASAAAEPGPIRRLALMVACNVAACAEGRNALIDAGAVVSVSGILLAPSHDNVDLEEWCVSAMYAMSRGSLRFRGLARAAGADRALRRVVADEGGGVRREMARKTLRAMRGDLDDEDGGGGGEFNDLTGSSAECGDGEDCGGSIVSDGLMSFRRRQRELGVSSCGNTAEF; translated from the coding sequence ATGGCGCTCTACCACCTCACCCTCGCCGCCGTCAACCAGTCCAAGGTCGCGCGCTTCCCCGGTGCGCCCAAGGCGCTGCTCGCCGTCGCCTCGGCCGCCGCGGAGCCGGGCCCCATCCGGAGGCTCGCGCTCATGGTGGCCTGCAACGTGGCCGCTTGCGCCGAGGGCCGCAACGCGCTCATTGACGCGGGCGCCGTGGTGTCCGTCTCCGGCATCCTCCTCGCGCCTTCCCACGACAACGTGGACCTGGAGGAGTGGTGCGTGTCGGCGATGTACGCGATGAGCCGCGGCAGCCTCCGGTTCCGCGGCCTAGCGCGCGCGGCCGGCGCGGACCGGGCGCTCCGGCGCGTGGTGGCCGACGAGGGCGGCGGCGTTCGGCGCGAGATGGCTCGGAAGACGCTCCGCGCCATGCGGGGCGACCTCGACgacgaggacggcggcggcggcggcgagttcAACGACCTGACCGGCAGCAGCGCGGAGTGCGGCGACGGCGAGGACTGCGGCGGGAGCATCGTGTCGGACGGGCTCATGTCGTTCCGGCGCCGGCAACGCGAGCTCGGCGTCTCGTCGTGCGGGAACACCGCCGAGTTCTGA